Proteins encoded within one genomic window of Spirochaeta isovalerica:
- the serC gene encoding 3-phosphoserine/phosphohydroxythreonine transaminase codes for MSRATNFFAGPSVLPVEVFQQIAEEMVDYKGTGLSLMETSHRSKTYDEVHNGAVEMMKEIFSIPDNYKVLFLGGGATLQFSMIPLNFLGEGSTADYTLTGTWSKKAAADAAKVGKVNVVFDGKEKNYTTLADASTLKPGEGSKYFHMTSNETIGGIQWKNWPDTGNVPLICDMSSDILSRPVPVEKFGMIYAGAQKNLGPSGATIVIIRDDLVEKCPDSLTAYLNYKTHADSNSLYNTPPVFPIYAINLVLKRMKENGGLEGMVAHNKKKAELLYSAIDNSNGYYRSPVDEAYRSNMNVVFRLPNEDLEKKFIEEATAERMYGLKGHRSVGGCRASIYNSMTIEGVEKLTSFMKDFASKN; via the coding sequence ATGAGCAGAGCAACAAACTTTTTTGCTGGACCGTCTGTACTTCCCGTGGAAGTTTTTCAGCAGATTGCCGAAGAAATGGTTGATTACAAGGGCACAGGTCTTTCACTTATGGAAACCAGCCACAGATCGAAAACTTACGACGAAGTTCATAACGGCGCCGTAGAAATGATGAAGGAGATCTTCTCCATTCCCGACAATTACAAAGTGCTTTTTCTCGGGGGAGGCGCGACTCTTCAATTTTCTATGATTCCCTTGAATTTCCTTGGCGAAGGCAGCACGGCTGATTATACCCTAACTGGTACATGGTCGAAAAAAGCTGCGGCGGATGCAGCAAAGGTCGGAAAGGTAAACGTTGTCTTCGACGGAAAAGAAAAGAATTACACGACGCTGGCAGACGCATCGACTCTCAAGCCCGGTGAGGGTTCTAAATACTTTCATATGACTTCCAACGAAACAATCGGCGGGATTCAATGGAAGAACTGGCCCGATACAGGGAATGTTCCCCTGATCTGCGATATGTCCAGTGACATTCTCAGCCGGCCCGTTCCTGTGGAAAAATTCGGAATGATTTATGCCGGAGCTCAGAAGAACCTCGGACCTTCGGGAGCCACTATTGTCATAATTCGCGATGATCTGGTAGAAAAATGTCCCGACAGCCTGACCGCTTATCTGAATTACAAGACACATGCCGATTCCAACTCTCTATATAATACCCCCCCTGTATTCCCCATATACGCCATTAATCTGGTTCTGAAAAGAATGAAAGAAAATGGCGGACTGGAAGGCATGGTCGCTCACAATAAAAAGAAAGCCGAGCTCCTTTACAGCGCTATTGATAATAGCAACGGTTATTACAGATCTCCTGTTGACGAGGCATACAGATCGAATATGAATGTTGTTTTCAGGCTTCCAAATGAAGACCTCGAAAAGAAATTTATTGAGGAAGCGACAGCCGAGCGAATGTATGGACTGAAAGGTCACAGAAGTGTCGGCGGATGCCGTGCTTCAATCTACAATTCAATGACAATTGAAGGAGTTGAAAAGCTGACTTCTTTTATGAAGGATTTTGCTTCTAAAAACTAA
- a CDS encoding DUF1015 domain-containing protein — protein MNSLKIRFEKMGIHIPEILLPADAEMNKWAVVACDQYSSEKNYWKETEEIVGNSPSTLNLILPECYLEDDDKKDRVQKINSTMKSYMKENVFRKLDRGFIIVDRSTPYVESRQGMILAVDLEKYSFSKDTKSLIRPTEGTVLERLPPRIEIRKNAPLDIPHILLLINDREKSIIENAFIDSDSFETVYDFDLMQGGGHVKGKLISDESYLEKICTAFEKLFENNDMLFAVGDGNHSLATAKEIWEKLKSEGAPEDHPARFALVEVENIFNEGIIFEPIHRVLFDIDRQDFFEKLKTVYECEIRTVSSEAVMKDKVSENTREHRIGYVSDDEVGYISIKEPAIKLTYEVIQKFIDDYREDNTQVNIDYIHGEKALYDLSRRKGNLGLYLNAIKKSEFFDMIVAGGALPRKTFSIGEAEEKRYYIESRSLIS, from the coding sequence ATGAATAGTTTAAAAATAAGATTTGAAAAAATGGGAATCCATATTCCCGAAATTCTTCTGCCTGCAGATGCTGAAATGAACAAATGGGCAGTCGTTGCCTGTGATCAGTATTCTTCTGAGAAAAACTACTGGAAGGAAACTGAAGAAATCGTCGGGAATTCTCCTTCAACCCTGAATCTGATACTTCCCGAATGCTATCTGGAAGATGATGATAAGAAAGATCGGGTTCAGAAGATTAATTCCACAATGAAAAGCTATATGAAAGAAAATGTATTTCGAAAGCTTGATCGGGGATTTATTATTGTTGATCGAAGCACACCCTATGTCGAGTCCCGTCAGGGAATGATACTGGCTGTCGACCTCGAGAAATACAGTTTTTCCAAAGATACGAAGAGTCTGATCAGGCCCACAGAAGGGACTGTACTTGAAAGGCTCCCTCCCAGAATAGAAATAAGAAAGAACGCCCCTCTTGATATTCCCCATATTCTTCTTCTTATCAATGACAGAGAAAAGTCAATAATTGAAAATGCATTTATTGACAGTGATTCTTTTGAAACAGTTTATGATTTTGATCTGATGCAGGGTGGAGGCCATGTCAAAGGAAAGCTGATCAGTGATGAATCGTACCTGGAAAAGATCTGCACTGCTTTTGAAAAGCTATTTGAGAATAATGATATGCTTTTCGCTGTGGGAGACGGTAACCACTCCCTGGCAACAGCAAAGGAAATCTGGGAAAAGTTGAAAAGCGAAGGCGCTCCGGAAGATCATCCCGCACGGTTCGCTCTGGTGGAAGTCGAGAATATTTTCAATGAAGGCATTATTTTTGAACCAATTCATCGGGTTCTCTTTGATATAGATCGACAGGACTTTTTTGAAAAACTCAAAACAGTTTATGAGTGTGAAATCCGAACCGTAAGTTCCGAAGCTGTCATGAAAGACAAAGTCAGTGAGAATACCCGGGAGCATCGGATTGGATATGTTTCAGATGATGAAGTCGGGTATATATCGATAAAAGAACCAGCAATAAAGCTTACATATGAAGTCATTCAGAAATTCATAGACGATTACCGGGAAGATAACACTCAGGTCAATATAGATTATATTCACGGGGAAAAAGCATTGTATGATCTTTCCCGCAGGAAAGGTAATCTAGGCCTTTATCTGAATGCCATTAAAAAATCAGAATTCTTCGATATGATTGTTGCCGGTGGAGCTCTGCCCCGGAAAACATTCTCAATCGGAGAAGCGGAAGAAAAAAGATATTACATCGAATCAAGAAGTCTGATTTCATAA
- a CDS encoding M48 family metallopeptidase — translation MNLNSSLANRYSVPPYISHVMSIRKYEKTIDYTQRKGKYSLFSSTVATSLTALVIWYQIPARILGIIQGSGLHPYAEGVLYLLLLTGLSSLISLPLTLYSQFVIEEEFGFNKMTFRLYLSDMVKNGILSLVLFVPLLLGLFLFMDKSGSLWWLYTYLFFTAFQLVISLLYPLVIAPIFNKFTELEEGELKNRLFALAERTSFKTSGIFIMDGSRRSAHSNAYFTGFGKARRIVLFDTLLKQLSHEELEAVLAHEIGHFKKKHILKRLVFSLISAFALFYGLSILLDFTPLYEAFGFKENTLPALLVILSFVTGPISFFIKPVFSLFSRKDEYEADRFAALTLKNGKPLIDALIVLGKENLSNLTPHKIYSAFHYSHPVLSERISALERYK, via the coding sequence ATGAATCTAAACAGTTCTCTTGCTAACCGCTATAGTGTCCCCCCATACATCAGTCATGTTATGAGCATAAGAAAGTATGAGAAAACAATCGATTATACGCAAAGAAAGGGTAAATACTCTTTATTCAGTTCAACAGTGGCAACATCGTTAACAGCTTTGGTGATCTGGTATCAGATCCCCGCCCGGATTCTGGGAATAATTCAAGGCTCAGGTCTTCACCCCTACGCGGAGGGAGTCCTCTACCTTTTGCTTCTTACCGGCTTATCGTCTCTCATATCTCTCCCTCTGACTCTTTATTCACAATTTGTCATTGAAGAAGAATTCGGTTTCAACAAGATGACTTTCCGGCTATATCTCTCTGATATGGTTAAAAACGGTATATTATCTCTCGTACTATTTGTTCCCTTGTTACTGGGTCTTTTTCTTTTCATGGATAAGAGCGGTTCGCTCTGGTGGCTTTATACCTATCTGTTTTTTACAGCATTCCAGCTTGTGATCTCCCTGCTGTACCCTCTAGTCATCGCACCGATTTTTAATAAGTTTACCGAACTTGAAGAAGGAGAACTCAAGAATCGTCTTTTCGCTCTGGCAGAAAGGACTTCATTCAAGACCAGCGGGATTTTTATAATGGACGGAAGCCGCAGATCAGCCCATTCCAATGCATATTTCACCGGTTTCGGTAAAGCGAGAAGAATTGTTCTCTTTGACACTTTGCTCAAACAGCTTAGTCACGAAGAACTGGAAGCAGTTCTGGCCCATGAAATCGGCCATTTCAAAAAAAAGCATATTTTAAAAAGACTGGTATTTTCACTGATTTCCGCTTTCGCGCTTTTTTACGGATTATCCATTCTGCTAGACTTTACACCCCTATACGAAGCATTCGGTTTTAAAGAGAATACCCTGCCGGCTCTTCTTGTCATTCTTTCTTTTGTGACCGGTCCTATATCCTTTTTTATCAAACCGGTGTTTTCCTTATTCTCCAGGAAGGACGAGTATGAAGCTGACAGATTTGCGGCTTTAACACTCAAGAATGGAAAGCCTCTTATCGATGCTCTTATTGTTCTTGGAAAAGAAAACCTCTCCAATCTGACTCCGCATAAAATCTATAGTGCTTTTCATTATAGTCACCCGGTTTTATCTGAGAGGATATCTGCACTGGAAAGGTATAAATAG
- a CDS encoding DEAD/DEAH box helicase yields the protein MEEKLKFDDLGLSESTLEGIRKKGFEEPSPIQAKTIPHLLKGDKNIIGQAQTGTGKTAAFGLPLIDRLTPDAGRVQALILAPTRELAVQVCEEINSLKGTKKLQIAPIYGGQSYGEQFRRLKRGVDIIVGTPGRIQDHIDKGSLNLSRLEWLILDEADEMLNMGFVEDIERILESVSDTKRMVLFSATMPPAILNIAGKYMGDYEVLAVKKEQLTTNLTEQIYYELAERDKFEALCRIVDIEDDFYGIVFCRTKIRTDEVVERLINRGYDAAALHGDISQNMRERILAQFKEKRINILVATDVAARGIDVTNLTHVINYSLPQDPESYVHRIGRTGRAGQEGTAITFVTHSEYRLLVRIKRMANTTITKKSIPEVKDVIDIKRERIINDLTETIQGNLEKTNEHYDEMARTLLEQADPEQVVSSLLKYSFKQDLDESRYKEIKKINMNKDGNRTRLFVAKGRKDDMGARDVVALIKNKTGIPDSRIDDVQVFEMFSFITVSFEDAEQIIDVFRKSGRGHRPMVEKAKPSAGGPRQGHQDGRPRRDSFKQGSHFNHSQRKSRKYKYSKK from the coding sequence ATGGAAGAAAAACTGAAATTTGATGATCTGGGACTTTCTGAAAGCACGCTGGAAGGAATCAGAAAAAAGGGATTTGAAGAACCATCCCCCATCCAGGCCAAAACCATTCCCCATCTGCTGAAAGGCGATAAAAATATAATAGGGCAGGCGCAGACCGGTACTGGTAAAACAGCGGCTTTCGGTCTCCCTTTAATAGATAGACTCACACCTGATGCAGGTCGCGTTCAGGCTCTTATTCTCGCTCCGACAAGAGAGCTGGCCGTTCAGGTCTGTGAAGAGATAAATTCACTTAAGGGAACCAAAAAGCTGCAAATCGCTCCGATTTACGGCGGACAGTCATATGGTGAGCAATTCAGGCGCCTGAAAAGAGGTGTAGACATTATTGTCGGTACGCCGGGCAGAATTCAGGATCATATTGATAAAGGGAGCCTCAATCTTTCGCGGCTGGAGTGGTTGATTCTTGATGAAGCGGACGAAATGCTCAACATGGGTTTTGTTGAAGATATAGAGCGTATTCTGGAAAGTGTAAGCGATACGAAGCGTATGGTTCTCTTTTCGGCTACCATGCCCCCGGCCATTTTGAATATCGCCGGAAAATATATGGGCGACTATGAGGTTCTGGCTGTAAAAAAAGAGCAGCTCACAACCAATCTTACAGAACAGATTTATTACGAACTGGCTGAGCGGGACAAGTTTGAAGCTCTCTGCCGCATTGTCGATATCGAAGACGATTTTTACGGAATCGTATTCTGCCGGACAAAAATCCGCACGGACGAAGTCGTTGAAAGACTGATTAATCGCGGTTATGACGCTGCAGCGCTTCACGGGGATATTTCCCAGAATATGCGGGAGAGAATTCTGGCCCAGTTCAAAGAGAAGAGAATCAATATCCTTGTGGCGACAGATGTTGCGGCCCGCGGTATTGATGTTACCAATCTGACTCATGTTATCAATTATTCTCTTCCCCAGGATCCCGAATCCTATGTTCACAGAATCGGAAGAACCGGACGGGCCGGTCAGGAAGGCACAGCCATTACTTTCGTAACTCATTCCGAGTACAGGCTCCTCGTCAGAATTAAGAGAATGGCCAACACGACAATAACCAAAAAGTCGATTCCCGAAGTTAAAGATGTCATTGATATTAAAAGAGAGAGAATTATTAATGATCTGACAGAAACAATTCAGGGTAATCTTGAAAAGACGAATGAGCACTATGATGAAATGGCGAGAACCCTTCTGGAACAGGCCGACCCGGAGCAGGTGGTATCGTCGCTGCTTAAATACTCTTTCAAACAGGACCTCGACGAATCCCGATATAAAGAAATCAAGAAAATCAATATGAATAAAGACGGGAACAGAACAAGACTCTTCGTCGCCAAAGGGCGGAAAGATGATATGGGCGCCCGTGATGTCGTGGCTCTGATCAAGAATAAAACGGGAATCCCCGATTCCAGAATCGATGATGTTCAGGTTTTTGAAATGTTTTCCTTTATTACAGTCAGCTTTGAAGATGCCGAACAGATTATCGATGTTTTCAGGAAATCGGGTAGGGGACACCGTCCCATGGTCGAAAAGGCTAAACCCTCCGCCGGAGGACCCAGACAGGGGCATCAGGATGGTCGGCCGAGGCGCGATTCATTTAAACAGGGAAGTCATTTCAATCATTCTCAAAGAAAAAGCCGTAAATACAAATACTCCAAAAAATGA
- a CDS encoding MGMT family protein gives MNEFTEKVIRIISSIPEGKVVSYGQIAALAGNNRAARQVSWILRSSSGKYNLPWHRVVNGKGIISLPEHDGGNLQRELLENEGVEFRLNGAVSREFFWNGST, from the coding sequence ATGAATGAATTCACTGAAAAAGTCATAAGGATTATTTCTTCCATTCCCGAAGGCAAGGTTGTTTCCTATGGACAGATTGCCGCACTTGCAGGTAATAACAGAGCCGCCCGTCAGGTTTCCTGGATCTTGAGAAGCAGCAGCGGAAAATACAATCTTCCCTGGCATAGGGTTGTCAATGGAAAAGGAATAATATCCCTTCCCGAACACGACGGAGGGAATCTTCAAAGAGAATTACTCGAAAATGAAGGTGTCGAATTCAGATTGAACGGAGCCGTTTCCAGAGAATTCTTCTGGAACGGCAGCACTTAA
- a CDS encoding ABC transporter permease, with translation MIKSAGSLVISYLKGISYMSGYFFYLSRKTLKFLFSRKQDKKVLIMQLLFTGVEALPILSLISLGIGGVIIVQGVAILPQFGQGEMVYDILVLIIVRELGPVLTALILAARSGTAITTELGNMIVSHEVEAYESVGINPVYYLAVPRLLGVVGSMILLNVYFDIFGLFGSFLVTSMMNPIPIKEYLENLLQVLTAWDLFISFLKSFVFGYIIAVVSTYHGFRVNHAITEVPVATIKSIGNCFTFIIVADAIITVISRL, from the coding sequence ATGATTAAATCGGCAGGAAGTCTTGTTATCTCCTACCTGAAGGGTATCTCCTACATGTCGGGGTATTTCTTCTATTTAAGCAGAAAGACGCTGAAATTCCTCTTCTCCCGGAAACAGGACAAAAAAGTTCTGATCATGCAGCTTCTCTTTACGGGAGTGGAAGCCCTGCCGATTCTATCCCTCATCTCTCTGGGGATCGGCGGAGTCATAATTGTTCAGGGAGTGGCCATTCTGCCCCAGTTCGGACAGGGGGAAATGGTTTATGATATTCTGGTGCTGATAATAGTCAGAGAGCTGGGGCCTGTTCTGACAGCTCTGATACTCGCGGCGCGTTCCGGTACGGCCATCACTACAGAACTGGGAAACATGATTGTCTCACATGAAGTTGAAGCATATGAATCCGTTGGGATCAATCCGGTATACTATCTGGCGGTTCCGCGTCTTCTCGGTGTTGTGGGTTCCATGATTTTGCTCAATGTCTATTTTGATATCTTCGGCCTGTTCGGCTCTTTTCTGGTAACATCTATGATGAATCCTATACCGATCAAGGAGTATCTCGAAAATCTTCTTCAGGTTCTGACAGCCTGGGATCTCTTTATTTCTTTTCTGAAAAGTTTTGTTTTCGGTTATATTATAGCAGTGGTTTCCACATATCATGGCTTCAGAGTTAATCACGCGATTACGGAAGTTCCCGTAGCGACGATAAAGTCTATAGGAAACTGTTTTACCTTTATTATTGTAGCTGATGCTATTATTACGGTAATATCCCGATTATAG
- a CDS encoding ABC transporter ATP-binding protein gives MKDVTLQFEGETVLKSINLEIKPESSTVIFGRSGSGKTTLLKAMAGLIRIDDGEVLYNGDNIAKMNESDFFEMQAQSGFVFQDAALWANKTIYDNLAIPLRILRPGMNAVDIDKRIRSAVDMLAVRENLLIRPSAISSGERKIISFLRALMTDPDILFLDEPAVSLDKKSSRRIHNLIKELNEEKKTIITVTNDFSLARMIADNLIIIEGGSVIRQGCFSEILTYEDKDIEDIIEDIKGQV, from the coding sequence TTGAAAGATGTAACGCTGCAATTTGAAGGGGAGACTGTACTCAAGTCAATCAACCTGGAAATAAAGCCGGAATCATCAACGGTTATTTTCGGTAGATCGGGAAGTGGCAAGACAACGCTTCTGAAAGCCATGGCCGGGTTGATCCGCATCGATGATGGAGAAGTTCTCTATAACGGCGATAATATCGCGAAAATGAATGAATCGGATTTTTTTGAAATGCAGGCGCAGTCCGGTTTTGTGTTTCAGGATGCAGCATTATGGGCGAATAAAACGATTTATGACAATCTGGCCATACCTCTGCGGATTCTCAGGCCGGGGATGAACGCCGTCGATATTGACAAAAGAATCAGGTCAGCGGTTGACATGCTCGCAGTCAGAGAAAATCTTTTGATAAGGCCTTCAGCCATTTCTTCCGGGGAGAGGAAGATCATTTCCTTTCTCAGAGCTCTTATGACTGATCCCGATATTCTCTTTTTAGATGAACCGGCTGTTTCTCTCGATAAAAAAAGCAGCCGCCGTATTCATAATTTGATAAAAGAGCTGAATGAAGAGAAAAAAACTATAATTACAGTAACTAATGATTTTTCTCTGGCCAGGATGATTGCCGATAATTTGATCATTATCGAAGGAGGATCCGTTATAAGACAGGGGTGCTTTTCCGAGATTCTCACATATGAAGATAAAGATATCGAAGATATCATTGAAGATATAAAAGGACAGGTTTGA
- a CDS encoding MlaD family protein, producing the protein MKFKFRFAEQIVGLFVLISLILVCVALILIGINKRWLRDDLVYTSSFPSATGLRSGMSVTLRGFKIGELQTIELDDDNMIGVSFVIYEEYINRVVGNSVIELQANPLGLGAQIAFYPGIEKGDSLQEGSFIHSTATAEGRRLIKEGLVDKDSSGDIIVKILNDADEMVLSLNSLLITLDETLLGYNPGPVGEILDSLGKVIPGVSAVVEDVQVETLPEVGAILEDIKKITQSFALLARELETVEGIVPKMLDPKGSVATFLDDDNKLFNQVYGILDELQNSMKEVRELMEYLNGLSPEISSLVEGTGATIDEAEKVLQGLKNNPLLRGGIEEETPQDSVSTSIRDGEF; encoded by the coding sequence TTGAAGTTTAAATTCCGTTTTGCCGAACAGATCGTCGGACTTTTTGTGCTGATCTCACTTATTCTCGTATGCGTGGCGCTGATCCTTATCGGAATCAATAAGCGGTGGCTGCGCGACGATCTTGTTTATACAAGCAGTTTTCCATCCGCCACGGGACTCAGATCCGGAATGTCCGTAACTCTCAGAGGATTTAAAATCGGCGAACTGCAAACCATAGAGCTGGATGATGATAATATGATAGGCGTCTCTTTTGTCATATATGAGGAATATATAAACCGTGTCGTAGGAAATTCCGTCATAGAACTTCAGGCCAATCCTCTGGGATTGGGCGCTCAGATTGCTTTTTATCCGGGTATAGAAAAAGGCGATTCCCTTCAGGAAGGATCTTTTATTCATTCAACGGCAACAGCCGAAGGAAGAAGGCTGATTAAAGAGGGGCTCGTTGATAAAGACAGTTCCGGTGATATAATTGTAAAAATTCTCAATGATGCCGATGAAATGGTTCTTTCTCTGAACAGTCTGCTGATAACCCTTGATGAAACGCTACTGGGATATAATCCGGGACCAGTAGGGGAAATCCTGGACAGCCTTGGAAAGGTCATTCCCGGGGTTTCGGCCGTTGTGGAAGATGTGCAGGTGGAAACACTGCCAGAAGTGGGCGCCATTCTGGAAGATATTAAAAAGATTACACAGTCTTTTGCATTGCTGGCCCGGGAGCTGGAAACTGTGGAGGGAATCGTTCCCAAGATGCTCGATCCCAAGGGCAGTGTGGCCACTTTCCTCGATGATGATAATAAATTGTTTAATCAGGTTTACGGTATCCTCGATGAACTGCAGAACAGTATGAAGGAAGTTCGTGAACTGATGGAGTATCTCAACGGTCTCAGCCCTGAAATATCCTCTCTGGTAGAGGGAACAGGGGCAACGATCGATGAGGCTGAAAAGGTTCTTCAGGGATTAAAAAACAATCCTCTACTCCGGGGCGGAATTGAAGAGGAAACACCTCAGGATTCCGTATCAACTTCAATCAGGGATGGTGAGTTCTGA
- a CDS encoding tetratricopeptide repeat protein — translation MNKSGKLTFVLFVLILLAGCSSLPGKKETKNVELKNKAADYLKNGTSQYNAGRYSRALDFFEKAEQLNASLDYEEGLVAVYNSIGQTKMMEGLFEEAIDYLNDALEIALRLENEALILSTTGNLADYYMKVEDLDEAERILRDSLPSPDDADSDEKAMLAQKFSLLLRKKGLYNESLAFLESSVSYHEKNKQYKALASDYYMMASVYSLKREYDRAVFFGEEALRYDKLVEFSQGIAADLQALSIILEKAGREAESRIYAQRYEKARKAINAINNTEDEQIDSITSGE, via the coding sequence ATGAATAAATCAGGTAAACTGACTTTTGTGCTTTTTGTTCTTATTCTCCTCGCCGGATGTTCATCCCTACCGGGAAAAAAAGAAACGAAAAATGTTGAATTAAAAAACAAGGCTGCTGATTACCTGAAAAACGGAACGTCACAATATAATGCGGGGCGATACAGCCGGGCTTTGGATTTCTTTGAAAAAGCTGAACAACTGAATGCTTCGCTGGACTATGAAGAGGGACTTGTCGCGGTCTATAACTCAATCGGTCAGACAAAAATGATGGAAGGTCTTTTCGAAGAAGCCATTGATTATCTCAATGATGCACTGGAAATTGCCCTGAGGCTGGAAAACGAGGCTCTCATTCTCTCTACGACAGGGAATCTGGCTGATTACTATATGAAAGTCGAAGATCTGGACGAAGCAGAGAGAATTCTTAGAGATAGTCTTCCTTCACCGGATGATGCTGATTCCGATGAAAAGGCTATGCTGGCTCAAAAATTCAGCCTTCTCCTGAGGAAAAAAGGTCTCTACAATGAATCTCTGGCTTTTCTTGAGAGCAGTGTGAGTTATCATGAAAAAAACAAACAATATAAAGCTCTGGCATCGGACTATTATATGATGGCTTCAGTTTATTCTTTAAAAAGGGAATATGACCGGGCTGTCTTTTTCGGCGAAGAAGCTCTCCGTTATGACAAATTGGTGGAATTCTCACAGGGAATCGCAGCTGATCTTCAAGCGCTTTCAATCATTCTTGAGAAAGCGGGAAGAGAGGCAGAATCCCGGATATATGCGCAGCGTTACGAAAAAGCCCGCAAAGCCATTAATGCCATTAATAATACCGAAGATGAACAGATTGATTCAATTACATCGGGAGAATAG
- a CDS encoding AI-2E family transporter — translation MLRSIRNILLVFLFILAFYLLKILSSLLLPLVFAMLVVIMYQPLMLFLRKYKFPTAVIVPIIATMTILIILFIVNIFIGTIGNFASQSNFLASQFIKKVESIILQIEVLTNHRLNLDNITEYLLGFFNSGSITRAVSSLAAGLGNFGRSFFMFSLYFVILLSSMTNYEEYIRYVVKDNKQLIKEIQGLQRSVSTYMTIKIIVSASTGFIAGMVCMLFGLKFALIFGFLTFLLNFIPSIGSIIATIPPVLMAIIQFDTFHRAIAVLLILFFIQMTIGNFLEPKIMGDRLLLNTVTVIFGLVFWGIIWGIPGMLLSVPLMVILKLIFGYSDSLSVLARIMGSHRKTS, via the coding sequence ATGCTTAGATCAATACGTAATATCCTTCTTGTTTTTCTCTTCATACTGGCTTTTTACTTACTGAAAATACTGTCGTCGCTTCTTCTGCCTCTGGTATTTGCTATGCTTGTCGTCATTATGTACCAGCCTTTGATGCTTTTTTTGAGAAAATACAAATTCCCTACAGCTGTTATTGTTCCGATAATTGCAACTATGACAATTCTAATCATATTATTTATTGTCAATATCTTTATCGGGACTATCGGCAATTTTGCATCTCAATCGAATTTTCTAGCTTCCCAGTTTATCAAAAAAGTTGAATCCATAATCCTTCAGATCGAAGTTCTCACTAACCACAGACTGAATCTCGACAATATAACGGAATATCTGCTAGGTTTTTTCAACAGCGGCAGTATTACCAGGGCGGTCAGTTCACTTGCGGCGGGTCTCGGAAATTTCGGTCGCTCGTTTTTTATGTTTTCTCTCTATTTCGTCATTCTTCTTTCCAGCATGACTAATTATGAAGAATATATAAGATATGTCGTTAAAGATAATAAGCAGCTGATAAAAGAGATTCAGGGACTTCAGCGATCTGTCTCGACTTATATGACTATAAAGATTATCGTCAGTGCTTCCACAGGGTTTATCGCCGGTATGGTGTGTATGCTCTTCGGTTTGAAGTTTGCCCTGATTTTCGGTTTTCTGACTTTTCTTTTGAATTTTATACCATCCATCGGATCCATTATTGCCACTATTCCACCGGTGCTTATGGCGATAATTCAGTTTGACACCTTTCATCGAGCCATTGCTGTACTGTTGATTCTCTTTTTCATTCAGATGACAATCGGCAATTTCCTCGAACCGAAAATCATGGGTGACAGGCTTCTTCTCAATACCGTTACGGTTATTTTCGGCCTGGTTTTCTGGGGCATCATATGGGGAATCCCGGGGATGCTGTTATCTGTTCCCTTAATGGTAATTCTCAAGCTTATCTTCGGATATTCCGACTCGCTCAGCGTTCTTGCCAGAATTATGGGTTCCCACCGGAAAACCAGTTGA